From Lawsonia intracellularis PHE/MN1-00, the proteins below share one genomic window:
- a CDS encoding ACP S-malonyltransferase — translation MKNPIAILFPGQGSQENNMGRDIAESSKEMMSLWEKAESISKLPLRAVYWESNDTTLMSDTQYLQPALTVVNMSIWQQLSKHLVPGCVAGHSLGEFSALAAAKVLSFESVLELVCLRGELMSNLEPSEQGAMIAILRLSQTEVECIVKDVSHNIQQSITIANYNTPVQFVVSGTREAIEATISFVKEKRGRAVLLPVSGAFHSPLMEKASQKFSEKLSKMNWSTPLYPIYTNSTGTPFVDTKSIYDSILNQMISPVHWINVITNQWKDGTRQWIEVGPKGVLSRMVTPILEEHISTIDNNISVHSIDSLKTLTCFTSNNSLTLT, via the coding sequence ATGAAAAATCCTATTGCAATTCTTTTTCCAGGACAAGGCTCACAAGAAAATAATATGGGACGTGATATAGCAGAATCTTCAAAAGAAATGATGAGCCTTTGGGAAAAAGCAGAATCTATTAGTAAACTACCTCTCCGAGCTGTGTACTGGGAAAGCAATGATACAACTTTGATGTCAGATACACAATATTTGCAACCAGCTTTAACTGTAGTGAATATGTCAATTTGGCAACAATTATCTAAACACCTTGTGCCAGGTTGTGTGGCTGGACATAGCTTGGGAGAGTTTAGTGCATTAGCAGCAGCAAAAGTTTTATCCTTTGAATCAGTGCTTGAACTTGTGTGTTTACGTGGGGAATTAATGTCAAATTTAGAACCTAGTGAACAGGGAGCAATGATTGCTATTCTTCGTCTTAGCCAAACTGAAGTTGAATGTATTGTGAAAGATGTATCTCATAACATACAACAATCTATAACAATCGCAAACTATAATACTCCTGTCCAATTTGTTGTAAGTGGAACAAGAGAAGCTATAGAAGCAACTATTTCTTTTGTAAAAGAAAAAAGAGGCCGTGCTGTATTACTTCCTGTTAGTGGAGCTTTTCATAGTCCACTTATGGAAAAAGCTTCACAGAAATTTTCAGAAAAATTATCTAAAATGAATTGGTCTACACCACTATACCCTATCTATACTAACAGTACAGGTACTCCCTTTGTAGATACAAAAAGTATTTATGATTCTATTCTAAATCAAATGATATCACCTGTCCATTGGATTAATGTTATTACAAATCAGTGGAAAGATGGTACCCGCCAATGGATAGAAGTCGGCCCTAAAGGTGTTTTATCACGTATGGTTACTCCTATTTTGGAAGAACATATATCTACAATAGATAATAATATTAGTGTTCACTCTATAGATTCTTTAAAAACTCTTACTTGTTTTACTTCAAATAATTCTTTAACATTAACTTAG
- the glpX gene encoding class II fructose-bisphosphatase, which translates to MMSSIETLERNLAFDLVRVTEAAAISAARWLGRGDKNAGDKAAVDAMRLSFNNLPMIGTIIIGEGEKDEAPMLYNSEQVGLGYGYPLDIAVDPVEGTNLLAFGRPNAIAVVGAAPAGSMYDPGPSFYMQKLVVSQSAKNVIDLDAPVETNLKNIAKALGKDIKDLTVFVLDKPRHKQLITDIRTAGARIQLHTDGDVAGALLAVDPRSEIDLMIGTGGTPEGVLSACAIKGIGGGMIARLDPQTETEKQSLYNAGIDLSKLLEVDDLVKADDVFFAATGISGGSFLHGVQFHGQGATTHSIAIRSKTGTVRHIQSSHNWEKLMKISSIGYN; encoded by the coding sequence ATGATGTCATCTATAGAAACACTAGAGCGTAATTTAGCCTTTGATCTTGTCAGAGTGACAGAGGCTGCGGCTATTTCTGCTGCTCGTTGGCTAGGAAGAGGAGATAAAAATGCCGGTGATAAAGCAGCAGTTGATGCTATGCGTCTTTCTTTTAATAATCTTCCTATGATAGGGACTATTATTATTGGTGAAGGTGAAAAAGATGAAGCACCTATGTTGTATAATAGTGAACAAGTTGGATTAGGTTATGGATACCCTTTAGATATTGCTGTAGATCCTGTAGAGGGAACAAATCTCCTTGCATTTGGTAGACCAAATGCTATTGCAGTAGTTGGAGCTGCTCCTGCAGGAAGTATGTATGATCCTGGTCCAAGTTTTTATATGCAAAAGTTAGTTGTGAGTCAGTCAGCAAAAAATGTTATTGATCTAGATGCACCTGTAGAAACAAATTTGAAAAATATTGCTAAGGCTCTTGGGAAAGATATAAAAGATCTCACGGTATTTGTATTAGATAAACCAAGGCATAAACAACTTATTACAGATATTCGTACAGCAGGCGCTCGAATACAACTTCATACAGATGGTGACGTCGCAGGTGCACTATTAGCTGTAGATCCCAGATCTGAGATAGATCTTATGATAGGAACAGGAGGAACTCCTGAAGGTGTTCTTTCGGCTTGTGCAATTAAAGGTATTGGTGGAGGGATGATCGCAAGACTAGATCCTCAGACTGAAACTGAAAAACAGTCTCTATACAATGCTGGAATAGATTTATCAAAACTACTTGAAGTTGATGATTTAGTAAAAGCAGATGATGTTTTCTTTGCTGCTACAGGTATTTCAGGAGGCTCATTTCTCCATGGTGTTCAGTTTCATGGGCAGGGTGCAACCACACACTCTATTGCTATTAGAAGTAAAACAGGTACTGTTCGTCACATACAATCTTCACATAATTGGGAAAAACTTATGAAAATCAGTTCAATTGGTTATAATTAA
- the argS gene encoding arginine--tRNA ligase, which produces MRAEQYLKTCLECTIKKLGYTWPKKAVIEIPQNTLHGDLATNIALVLANNIGINPKNIAEKIAEKLQQESTSFSSVSVAGPGFLNITFSPTFWQKTINHILSKGSSYGSCQLGNKQKVLIEYVSANPTGPLHIGHGRGAAIGDTLARLLRFTGYNVTTEYYINDAGRQMQLLGLSIWLRIKELSGIQVTWPEEYYKGTYIIEIAKALLEEQPDIISYTDIDGEQASFHFGMNVILNGIKQDLKTFKVEHEEWFSERTLIKTNAIEQTLKALECTGLTFEKEGALWFQSTVFGDDKDRVLRKSDKSLTYFALDIAYHYTKYNRGFDRIIDILGADHHGYIARIKAAMQAFGHDPMTFDIILIQLVSLLENGIQVAMSTRAGQFEKLIDVINEVGVDAARFMFLLRKSDAHLDFDLELVKQRTMNNPVYYVQYAYARICSIIRKAHDLGFTITDVNEVPLSNITTKDELNLLRLLDKFEDVIYNAAQHLAPHYITHYLMELAGELHSYYAKYPVLQSNEKTIVLSRLALLQAVGQVIYNALNILGVTAPKNM; this is translated from the coding sequence ATGAGAGCTGAGCAATATTTGAAGACATGTTTAGAATGTACTATAAAAAAACTAGGTTATACCTGGCCTAAAAAAGCAGTTATAGAAATCCCCCAAAATACATTGCATGGCGATCTTGCTACAAATATTGCTTTAGTCCTTGCAAACAATATAGGAATAAATCCAAAAAATATTGCTGAAAAAATTGCTGAAAAGTTGCAGCAAGAAAGTACCTCATTTTCTTCTGTATCTGTTGCAGGACCAGGTTTTCTAAATATTACATTTTCTCCAACTTTTTGGCAAAAAACTATTAATCATATCCTCTCTAAAGGAAGTAGTTATGGCTCTTGCCAATTAGGAAATAAACAGAAAGTACTTATTGAATATGTTTCTGCAAATCCTACAGGCCCTTTACATATAGGGCATGGAAGAGGTGCTGCAATAGGAGATACCCTTGCACGTCTTCTACGCTTCACTGGATATAATGTTACTACAGAATATTATATCAATGATGCAGGAAGGCAAATGCAATTACTAGGGTTATCTATTTGGCTAAGAATTAAAGAGCTTAGTGGGATACAAGTTACATGGCCAGAAGAATATTATAAAGGAACGTATATTATTGAAATTGCAAAAGCATTATTAGAAGAGCAGCCTGATATCATCTCATATACAGATATAGATGGTGAGCAGGCTAGTTTTCACTTTGGTATGAATGTAATACTTAACGGTATTAAACAAGATCTTAAAACATTTAAAGTAGAACATGAAGAATGGTTTTCAGAACGTACATTAATAAAAACAAATGCTATTGAACAAACTCTTAAAGCTTTAGAGTGTACAGGACTTACATTCGAAAAAGAAGGTGCTCTTTGGTTCCAATCTACTGTTTTTGGTGATGATAAAGATAGAGTCCTTCGTAAATCAGACAAATCGCTAACTTATTTTGCATTAGATATTGCTTATCATTACACAAAGTATAATAGAGGATTTGATAGAATCATAGATATATTAGGTGCAGATCACCATGGATATATTGCTCGTATTAAAGCTGCAATGCAAGCTTTTGGACATGATCCAATGACATTTGATATTATACTTATTCAACTTGTAAGTTTATTAGAAAATGGTATTCAAGTAGCAATGTCTACAAGGGCTGGGCAATTTGAAAAACTTATTGATGTAATAAATGAAGTTGGCGTAGATGCAGCAAGATTTATGTTTCTTCTACGTAAAAGTGATGCTCATCTTGATTTTGATCTTGAATTAGTAAAACAACGTACAATGAACAATCCTGTTTATTATGTACAATATGCTTATGCTCGTATCTGTTCTATTATAAGAAAAGCTCATGACCTTGGCTTTACTATTACTGATGTAAATGAAGTTCCCTTATCAAATATTACTACAAAAGATGAACTCAACTTATTACGCCTATTAGATAAGTTTGAAGATGTCATTTATAATGCTGCACAACACCTTGCCCCTCACTATATTACACATTATCTTATGGAACTTGCAGGAGAACTTCATAGTTATTATGCAAAATATCCTGTATTACAATCTAATGAAAAGACTATAGTTCTTTCTCGTCTTGCATTACTACAAGCTGTTGGACAAGTTATTTATAATGCGCTTAATATTCTTGGTGTAACAGCTCCTAAAAATATGTAA
- a CDS encoding SPOR domain-containing protein translates to MSYKPISKKIVRPKKYSSHTTPTCFSFSISIPGLCVILFISIMALSWSFVFGILIGRGYSPNHNLSEINQLINDTSSENQIEKQPILKPENLRFMHELKQDNNPTLYNKEEKKIHNLSQEIDTNLQHSQIPSSHPHQDLKQKKDISSETKNIQKNINTKEQVQQITSQNDLMIYSFVFQVASFKKKIQAENLREKLEEEGFRTQLVTTNDEKGNIRWYHVRVLLRGVISDAIIAKDTFTQLKLKDTKIISQEPTGRHR, encoded by the coding sequence ATGTCATATAAACCAATATCCAAAAAAATAGTAAGACCAAAAAAGTATAGTTCTCACACGACACCTACTTGTTTCTCTTTTTCGATTAGTATTCCAGGATTATGTGTAATACTTTTTATAAGTATTATGGCATTAAGCTGGAGCTTTGTTTTTGGAATACTCATAGGAAGAGGGTACAGCCCTAACCATAATCTTTCTGAAATTAATCAACTCATCAATGATACATCATCTGAGAACCAAATTGAAAAACAGCCTATTTTAAAGCCAGAAAATCTACGTTTCATGCATGAACTCAAACAAGATAATAATCCTACTCTATATAATAAAGAAGAAAAAAAAATACATAATTTATCTCAAGAAATAGATACAAATCTTCAACATAGTCAAATACCTTCTTCACACCCACACCAAGACCTTAAACAAAAAAAAGATATATCTTCTGAAACAAAAAATATACAAAAAAATATTAATACAAAAGAGCAAGTTCAACAAATAACATCTCAAAATGATTTAATGATATATAGTTTTGTTTTTCAAGTAGCTTCATTTAAGAAAAAAATTCAAGCAGAAAATTTACGAGAAAAACTCGAAGAAGAGGGTTTTCGCACACAACTAGTAACAACAAACGATGAAAAAGGTAATATACGTTGGTATCATGTCAGGGTACTCTTGAGAGGAGTGATCAGTGATGCTATAATAGCCAAAGATACCTTTACTCAATTAAAACTTAAAGATACAAAAATTATTTCTCAGGAGCCAACCGGAAGACATCGCTAA
- a CDS encoding MlaE family ABC transporter permease: MLMVFNQLVILLGQWTISICITLGEIFLFLLEGFRQIFITPKLCSKAIRQIYVIGTKSLFVISLIGLFTGMVLGLQGYYVLIKFGSVGFLGSAVSLTLIRELGPVLTAIMIIARAGSSMTAEIGVMRITDQIDALEVMDIPGIGYLVSPRIVASLISFPLLTAVFDVIGIIGGYLTGVCLLGVNEGAYFSSIESSTTLSDINEGSIKALTFAILVILICCYKGYNAHRRRDGRGPEAVANATTSAVVVSCVLVLIADYVVTSAMLR, from the coding sequence ATGTTAATGGTATTTAATCAATTAGTTATATTGCTTGGTCAATGGACTATCAGTATTTGTATAACACTTGGAGAAATATTTTTATTTCTACTTGAAGGGTTCCGTCAAATATTTATTACACCAAAATTATGCTCAAAAGCCATTAGACAAATTTATGTTATTGGAACTAAATCACTTTTTGTCATTTCTCTTATAGGATTATTTACAGGCATGGTTCTTGGACTTCAAGGATATTATGTTCTTATAAAATTTGGATCTGTCGGTTTTTTGGGTTCAGCTGTATCTTTAACACTTATTCGAGAATTAGGTCCTGTTTTAACAGCCATTATGATAATAGCTCGAGCAGGCTCTTCAATGACAGCAGAGATAGGTGTTATGCGTATTACAGATCAAATTGATGCACTTGAAGTGATGGATATACCAGGGATAGGATATTTAGTTTCGCCTCGCATTGTTGCCTCACTCATATCATTTCCTCTTCTTACAGCTGTATTTGATGTTATAGGTATAATTGGAGGATATCTTACAGGAGTATGCTTACTAGGTGTAAATGAAGGTGCATATTTTTCAAGTATTGAATCAAGTACAACTTTATCTGATATTAATGAAGGTTCTATTAAAGCATTAACTTTTGCTATACTTGTTATTCTTATTTGTTGTTATAAAGGTTATAATGCTCATCGACGTCGAGATGGTAGAGGTCCAGAAGCTGTTGCTAATGCTACTACCTCTGCTGTAGTTGTATCATGTGTACTAGTTTTAATTGCTGATTATGTTGTTACCTCAGCAATGTTACGTTAA